One Faecalicatena sp. Marseille-Q4148 DNA window includes the following coding sequences:
- a CDS encoding tetratricopeptide repeat protein — protein sequence MEYQKRLIRQSNYWYNDGLKKAQIRDLSGAIASLRRSLQYNRANTQARNLLGLVYYGRGEVSEALVEWIISKSFQAHENIAEYYIRKVQDSAGQLETINDAVKKYNQSITHCFQGNEDVAVIELRKAVTEHPSFVKAFQLLGLIYLHTGQPAKAKQMLRRAQRLDTTDPLTLRYLHELKLFGNGKQAGQREEKEKTVTYQVGNETIIQPAASVMKDMPPSMMIMNIFVGILIGAAFVWFLVVPTVNAAKASNVTRTAAAYSQEIAAQKAQVSALKTQLEEYRADQDETEAAKAAAASAQESYEALLKVSDQYASGDYSYADMAEVLRTVNASVLGETGSADYTRLAGKIYPSVCSKLYSEAANYHADENSEGEIAALEEIIAMTEDYKDGDALLALADAYLASGNTEKAKEKYNRVIELYPDTEQADLAAGGLSGTPAGIFSSGDSSSDSEDSYDSYDYEEE from the coding sequence GTGGAATATCAAAAGAGACTTATCCGTCAGTCGAATTACTGGTATAATGATGGACTGAAAAAGGCACAGATCAGAGATCTGTCCGGAGCGATCGCGTCTCTGCGAAGAAGTTTACAATATAACAGGGCGAATACGCAGGCGAGAAATCTTCTTGGGCTTGTGTACTATGGCCGGGGAGAAGTGTCAGAGGCACTGGTGGAATGGATCATCAGCAAAAGTTTTCAGGCACATGAGAATATCGCTGAATATTATATCCGTAAAGTACAGGATTCGGCAGGGCAGTTAGAGACAATCAATGATGCTGTGAAGAAATACAATCAGAGTATTACGCATTGCTTTCAGGGGAATGAAGATGTGGCAGTCATTGAGCTTCGCAAGGCTGTAACGGAACATCCATCTTTTGTAAAGGCATTTCAGCTTCTTGGGTTAATCTATCTTCATACCGGACAGCCGGCAAAGGCGAAACAGATGCTGAGAAGAGCGCAGCGCCTTGATACAACAGATCCGCTCACGCTTCGATACTTGCATGAGCTAAAGCTGTTTGGCAATGGGAAGCAGGCCGGCCAAAGAGAAGAAAAGGAGAAGACGGTTACATACCAGGTAGGAAATGAAACGATTATCCAGCCGGCTGCCTCTGTAATGAAAGATATGCCGCCATCAATGATGATTATGAATATTTTCGTGGGAATCTTGATTGGAGCAGCCTTTGTATGGTTTCTGGTTGTTCCGACTGTAAATGCGGCGAAGGCGTCAAATGTGACAAGAACAGCAGCAGCCTATAGTCAGGAGATTGCGGCACAGAAAGCGCAGGTAAGTGCGTTAAAGACACAGCTTGAAGAATACAGGGCAGATCAGGACGAAACGGAAGCAGCGAAAGCAGCGGCAGCTTCTGCTCAGGAAAGTTATGAGGCATTACTGAAAGTATCAGATCAATATGCATCAGGAGACTATAGTTATGCAGATATGGCTGAGGTCCTGAGAACGGTAAATGCATCCGTACTGGGAGAGACCGGAAGCGCTGATTATACAAGACTTGCCGGCAAGATCTATCCGAGTGTGTGCAGTAAGCTTTACAGTGAAGCAGCTAATTATCACGCTGATGAGAATTCGGAAGGAGAAATTGCAGCTCTGGAAGAAATTATTGCTATGACAGAAGACTATAAAGACGGAGACGCGCTTCTTGCATTGGCAGATGCATATCTTGCCTCCGGCAATACAGAAAAGGCGAAAGAAAAATACAACCGTGTAATAGAACTTTATCCGGATACGGAACAGGCAGACCTTGCAGCGGGCGGTCTTTCCGGGACA
- a CDS encoding LTA synthase family protein, with protein sequence MKKFHKPDIKGMWSKVRNLKKEDVKEYLHQRKVRREMILEKRRNSAFAKKMQPVYRFMNRISILMHALLACVINFFIEVISRHSFMEAWDYMTGSPWVFLYNAFLIFITFSIVYLVRRRVFARIILTVFWMALGVTNGYMLIKRVTPFNAQDLKVMAEAMAIMNNYFDPLELVMLIVGIGAVIVWVVAMWRRGGQFTGKLHRWMALIGIGCCALGYSVVTKYAIDNRVISTYFGNIAFAYEDYGFPYCFSASLFNTGIHQPNGYSEAKMDKISKKGEMTMASADTKERPNIIVVQLESYFDPLEVEFFETSEDPIPNLREMSKNYSSGYFKVPSVGAGTANTEFEVLTGMNMRYFGPGEYPYKTYVKEKQCESAASALKMLGYGTHALHNNGGNFYSRAKVYNNMGFDSFTSKEFMNILQFTENGWAKDDILVDQITEAMDSDEERDFVFCVSVQGHGDYPEEPVLEDPHIKLSGIEDEATKNKWEYYVNQVYEMDAFAGHLIEEVKKRDEPTVVVFYGDHLPTLGLEVKDLKSRYLYNTNYVIWDNMGLKKSDRNIPAYQIMADVFDRVGFHTGSVFNYHQQRRQTKNYLSDLELLQYDMLYGEGYIYQGETPKIGGYMEMGVKDVYITDLVSHLDGAYSIYGDHFTKYSKVYINGEKQKSTFLNNTRIDLKESTLKEGDVVEISQVGSSNTIFRTSAAYVYYDGKLVEQTEETAENAEEEISDKEAAEGEAGKDQAADQKQEKTE encoded by the coding sequence ATGAAAAAATTTCATAAACCAGATATCAAAGGAATGTGGAGCAAGGTAAGAAATCTGAAAAAAGAAGATGTGAAAGAATATCTTCATCAAAGAAAAGTCAGACGGGAAATGATTTTAGAAAAGCGCAGAAACAGTGCGTTTGCAAAAAAAATGCAGCCGGTATACCGGTTTATGAATCGGATTTCGATTCTTATGCACGCACTGTTAGCCTGTGTGATCAACTTTTTTATCGAAGTAATCTCAAGACATTCCTTCATGGAAGCATGGGATTATATGACAGGATCACCGTGGGTATTTTTATATAATGCGTTTTTAATCTTTATTACATTCTCGATTGTATATCTCGTAAGAAGACGAGTGTTTGCCAGAATTATCCTGACGGTGTTCTGGATGGCTTTAGGTGTGACAAATGGCTATATGCTGATCAAGCGTGTCACGCCGTTTAATGCTCAGGATTTGAAGGTTATGGCAGAAGCAATGGCGATCATGAATAATTATTTTGATCCGCTGGAGCTTGTGATGCTGATTGTAGGGATCGGAGCCGTAATCGTCTGGGTTGTTGCAATGTGGAGACGAGGGGGACAGTTCACAGGAAAACTGCACCGTTGGATGGCGCTGATCGGAATTGGATGCTGCGCTCTTGGCTACAGTGTAGTGACAAAGTATGCAATTGATAACCGAGTGATTTCTACTTATTTTGGAAATATTGCATTTGCATATGAGGACTATGGTTTTCCATATTGTTTTAGCGCCAGCCTGTTTAATACAGGAATTCATCAGCCAAACGGATATTCTGAGGCGAAGATGGATAAGATCAGCAAAAAGGGTGAAATGACGATGGCAAGTGCGGACACGAAAGAACGTCCGAATATTATTGTAGTACAGCTGGAATCTTATTTTGACCCGTTGGAGGTAGAATTTTTTGAGACTTCAGAAGACCCGATTCCAAATCTTAGAGAAATGTCTAAAAACTATTCTTCCGGATACTTTAAAGTACCGTCTGTAGGAGCCGGAACCGCGAATACAGAATTTGAGGTACTGACGGGGATGAATATGCGTTATTTTGGACCGGGAGAATACCCGTATAAAACCTATGTCAAAGAGAAACAGTGTGAAAGTGCGGCATCAGCGCTGAAAATGCTTGGCTATGGAACGCATGCGCTTCACAATAATGGCGGTAATTTCTATAGTCGCGCAAAAGTTTATAACAACATGGGATTTGACAGTTTTACAAGCAAAGAATTTATGAATATTCTTCAGTTTACAGAAAATGGCTGGGCGAAGGATGATATCCTTGTAGATCAGATTACAGAGGCGATGGATTCTGACGAAGAGAGAGACTTTGTATTTTGTGTCAGTGTACAGGGGCATGGAGATTATCCGGAAGAACCGGTATTGGAAGATCCGCATATCAAACTGAGTGGAATTGAAGATGAGGCGACAAAAAATAAGTGGGAATATTATGTGAATCAGGTGTATGAGATGGATGCATTTGCAGGACATTTGATTGAAGAAGTAAAGAAGCGTGATGAGCCTACCGTTGTTGTCTTTTATGGAGACCATCTGCCGACATTAGGTCTGGAAGTAAAAGATTTAAAGAGCCGTTATCTCTATAATACGAACTATGTTATCTGGGATAATATGGGACTTAAAAAGTCAGACCGGAATATCCCGGCATATCAGATCATGGCAGATGTATTTGACAGAGTCGGTTTCCATACAGGTTCTGTGTTTAACTATCATCAGCAGAGAAGACAGACGAAAAACTATCTGTCAGACCTGGAACTTCTGCAGTATGATATGCTTTACGGAGAAGGATACATTTACCAGGGAGAGACTCCGAAGATCGGAGGCTACATGGAAATGGGTGTGAAAGACGTTTATATCACTGATCTTGTTTCGCATTTAGATGGTGCTTACAGTATTTACGGAGATCATTTTACAAAATACAGTAAGGTTTATATCAATGGTGAAAAACAAAAATCCACATTTTTAAATAATACAAGGATTGATTTGAAAGAAAGTACTCTGAAAGAAGGAGATGTTGTTGAAATCAGTCAGGTAGGTTCCAGCAATACAATCTTTCGAACGTCTGCGGCTTATGTATATTACGACGGAAAACTTGTGGAACAGACAGAAGAGACAGCAGAGAATGCCGAGGAGGAAATTTCCGATAAGGAGGCTGCTGAAGGAGAGGCCGGTAAAGATCAGGCAGCAGATCAGAAACAGGAGAAGACAGAATAA
- a CDS encoding bifunctional folylpolyglutamate synthase/dihydrofolate synthase: protein MNYQEAEDYIYSLPKFTTKNSLEHTRQFLKRLNAEGREQKILHIAGTNGKGSVCAYLQALLLSEGKTVGMFTSPHLVKMNERICVNGQAVADEVFLESFERVRNAVKKMQEEGIAHPTFFEFLFGMGMDIFAESGVEYIILETGLGGRLDATNAIGNPVISIITSISLDHTEILGETMTEIAAEKAGIIKPGVPVIFDGNCEEGAKVIRDRVRELGAPCREITKNAYEIQKTAGKDIAFSSVSAYYETTVWHLSTTALYQPMNAMLALEAMRSLWKEEKHLDRWQKALAGVHWAGRMEEVKPEIFLDGAHNLGAVKAFAESVSAKEKRGKRVILFSAVQDKDYEHMIRLLAGAGCADVFVITEIKDQRAASPEELCRIFKEETDCPVKVIEDYQQAFSYACKEKGENGELYCLGSLYLIGMLKELLGGK from the coding sequence ATGAATTATCAGGAAGCAGAAGATTATATTTACAGTCTTCCAAAGTTTACAACAAAAAACTCTCTTGAGCATACGCGGCAGTTTTTGAAACGCCTGAATGCAGAAGGAAGAGAGCAGAAGATACTTCACATTGCAGGCACAAATGGAAAAGGTTCCGTTTGTGCCTATCTGCAGGCGCTTCTATTGTCAGAAGGAAAGACAGTTGGAATGTTTACTTCGCCTCATCTTGTAAAGATGAATGAGAGAATCTGTGTGAATGGACAGGCGGTTGCAGATGAAGTCTTTTTGGAAAGTTTTGAGAGGGTGCGAAACGCAGTAAAGAAAATGCAGGAAGAAGGAATCGCACATCCGACTTTTTTTGAATTTCTTTTTGGAATGGGAATGGATATTTTTGCAGAAAGCGGTGTAGAATATATTATTCTTGAAACAGGACTTGGCGGAAGGCTGGACGCTACCAATGCGATCGGCAATCCTGTTATTTCTATTATTACGTCTATCAGTTTGGATCACACAGAGATTCTTGGAGAGACAATGACTGAAATAGCAGCAGAGAAAGCAGGAATCATAAAACCGGGAGTTCCGGTAATTTTTGACGGGAACTGTGAAGAAGGCGCCAAAGTAATAAGAGACAGAGTTAGAGAACTCGGAGCACCTTGTAGAGAAATCACGAAAAATGCGTACGAAATTCAAAAAACTGCAGGAAAAGATATTGCATTTTCAAGTGTGAGTGCGTATTATGAAACTACCGTATGGCACTTGTCCACAACAGCGTTGTACCAGCCAATGAATGCCATGCTGGCATTAGAGGCGATGCGAAGTTTGTGGAAAGAAGAAAAGCATCTTGACAGATGGCAGAAAGCCCTTGCCGGAGTACACTGGGCAGGAAGAATGGAAGAAGTGAAACCGGAAATTTTTCTGGATGGGGCGCATAATCTTGGTGCAGTCAAGGCCTTTGCAGAGTCTGTTTCGGCAAAAGAAAAGCGGGGAAAACGAGTAATCCTTTTTTCGGCAGTACAGGATAAGGACTATGAACATATGATTCGGCTTCTTGCAGGAGCGGGCTGTGCAGATGTATTTGTTATTACGGAGATTAAAGATCAACGGGCGGCAAGTCCGGAAGAACTTTGCCGGATATTCAAGGAAGAGACCGATTGTCCGGTAAAAGTAATCGAAGATTATCAGCAGGCTTTTTCATATGCCTGTAAAGAAAAAGGGGAGAACGGGGAGCTCTACTGTCTGGGCTCACTGTATCTGATTGGTATGCTCAAAGAGCTGTTAGGAGGAAAATAA